The nucleotide sequence CCCGGAGGCGTGACCGCGGCGGAGGTGGCCGATCACTTCGACCTGCACCCCAACGTGGCCCGCCACCACCTCGACAAGCTCACCGGTGGCGGTTACCTCGAGGTCGCCGTGGAACGCACCGGTCGCAGCGGTGCCGGGCGGCCCTCCAAGCGGTACCGGGTCACTGCCACTGAGGTCGACCTGGCGATCCCGGTCCGCCACGACGACCTGCTGGTCATGCTCCTCGGCCGGGCGCTGGCGCTCCTCCCACCCGACACCGCTGCGGCCATGGCCGAGGACGTGGGCCTGGAATACGGGCGCCTGATGGCCAGGTCGATGGGCGATGCCGATCACCAACGGTCCTTCCAGGCCGCCATGCACGCCGTCGCCGACGCGCTCACCGCGCACGGCTTCGCGGCCCACGCCGAGAAGCGCAACCACGAGCTGCGGATCGTCTCCGAGCACTGCCCGTTCGGCGACGCCGTCCGGGAGAACCCGGTGATCTGCGCGGTCGACCGGGGTCTGGTGAAGGGCATGCTGGCGGAGCTGTACGGCGACGCCACGGCTGAGCTCGACACGACGATCGCGCTCGGCGACGACGTGTGCGTCACCACCGTCGAGGCTTGACGGAGCGCGGCGGTGGGTCGGCACTACCTCGACCACGCCTCCACCTCACCACTGCGCCCCGAGGCGGCGGCGGCCATGATCGACTGGCTCGGCACCGCGCACGGCGACCCCAGCCGCATCCACGCCGAGGGCCTCGCGTCCCGGGTGGCCATCGAGCAGGCGCGCGAGCACGTGGCCACCATGCTCGGCGCCCGGTCGAGGGAGGTGGTCTTCACCAGCGGCGCCACCGAATCGATCGTCACTGCGATCTGGGGCGCGGCCGAGCGGGGTGGGCACATGGTGGTGCCCGCGGTCGAGCACTCAGCAGTGCGGGAGGCCGCCGCCGTCCACGGGGGGCAGGTCACCGTCGTCGGGGTAGACCGCACCGGCCGGGTGGACCCCGATGCCGTGGCGGCCGCCATCAGGCCAGACACCTCGCTGGTCAACCTGCAGTGGGTGAACCACGAGGTCGGCACGGTGCAACCGGTGCGGGAGGTGGTGCAGGCCTGCCGTGAGCGGGGGGTGCTGGTCCACATCGATGCGGCGCAGGCCGCAGGTCGGCTCCCCCTGGCGTTCGGCGAGCTCGGTGCCGATCTGGTGTCGGTCAGCGCGCACAAGTTCGGGGGACCCCCGGGGATCGGGGCGCTCCTGATCCGCCGGGGCCTACGGCTCCGGCGACTGCTGGTCGGCGGGGACCAGGAGCGAGCCCGGCGGGCGGGCTTCGAGAACGTCCCCGCCATCGTGGGTTTCGGTGCCACCTGCGCCCGCCTGACACCGGCACGCCTGGAGGAAGAAGCGTCGATCGCCCGGCGCCACACCGACCGGGTGCTCGCCGCGGTCGCCGAGCTCGACGGGGTGCACGTCTACGGCGACCCCGACCAGCGGGCTCCGCACCTCGTGTGCCTCGGCATCGACGGGATCGAGCCCCAGGCCGTCCTGCTCGGCCTGGACCGTGCGGGGATCGCCGCCCATTCCGGGAGCGCATGCTCGTCGGAGGCCCTCGAGCCCTCACCGGTGCTCGAAGCGATGGGGGTCGACGCCCATCGCTCGCTGCGGATCTCGGTGGGCTGGGACACCACCAACGGCGACATCGAAGCCCTACTCGGTGCGCTACCGGAGGTGATCACCTCGTTGCGGGCGCTGCGGGCCTGATCCCTGATCCGTCACTTGATGCCGTGGGTCGCCGAGAAGTCCGACCAGTCGCTCCAGGGGAAGTCGTCGCGATCCCAGCGGGAACGCAGCGCCGCCGCAGGAGCGGCGAGCTCGGCGATCGCCCTCGATGGTCCATGGTGAGCGGGACCGAGCGCGTCGGCGATCCGCTCCGCCGCCACATCCCCGAGGATCATCGAGTAGCCCAGGTGTGACGGCCACAGCGCCAGGAACGCCTCCAGCCCGAACGTCTCGAGCTTCGCCGGCACGGGGGTGGCGACCTGGGCCGCCGCCGACCCGGCGAGTGACGGGTGCTGCACCCGCCGCCCGGTGTAGGCCGCCCACTGCAGCTCACCGGCTCGGTGTTCGAACATTGGCGCCATCGCGAACAGGCGCTCGACCGTGCCCGCCACCACCGGCGACGGCACGGCCGGCTCGAAGCGGGTGTCGTCGGGTCCGAGCAGGGTCTGGTCGTCGTCGATCGGCGCGGAGATCAACCACGAGACCCCGCCGCCGTGGAGCGGCTGGGCCGCGATGCACAGCCCGCCGAACCAACCCGAGACCAGTGGCAGGTCGTCGCCACGGGCGCACACCACCGTCGCTCGCCGCACCGCCTGGGAGGTGCGAGCGGTCTCCAGCCGATCACGCCGGCTGGAGGTGTCACGGAACCGCTTGCCGAGCATGCCGAGCAGCGCCGCGTTCCCGACGCCGGCAGCCA is from Rhabdothermincola sediminis and encodes:
- a CDS encoding helix-turn-helix transcriptional regulator, translated to MGTPPLTATDFSSAVTAIAAAFGDPTRREIYLYARSNPGGVTAAEVADHFDLHPNVARHHLDKLTGGGYLEVAVERTGRSGAGRPSKRYRVTATEVDLAIPVRHDDLLVMLLGRALALLPPDTAAAMAEDVGLEYGRLMARSMGDADHQRSFQAAMHAVADALTAHGFAAHAEKRNHELRIVSEHCPFGDAVRENPVICAVDRGLVKGMLAELYGDATAELDTTIALGDDVCVTTVEA
- a CDS encoding cysteine desulfurase family protein; translation: MGRHYLDHASTSPLRPEAAAAMIDWLGTAHGDPSRIHAEGLASRVAIEQAREHVATMLGARSREVVFTSGATESIVTAIWGAAERGGHMVVPAVEHSAVREAAAVHGGQVTVVGVDRTGRVDPDAVAAAIRPDTSLVNLQWVNHEVGTVQPVREVVQACRERGVLVHIDAAQAAGRLPLAFGELGADLVSVSAHKFGGPPGIGALLIRRGLRLRRLLVGGDQERARRAGFENVPAIVGFGATCARLTPARLEEEASIARRHTDRVLAAVAELDGVHVYGDPDQRAPHLVCLGIDGIEPQAVLLGLDRAGIAAHSGSACSSEALEPSPVLEAMGVDAHRSLRISVGWDTTNGDIEALLGALPEVITSLRALRA
- a CDS encoding FAD-dependent oxidoreductase, producing the protein MSAGPDGDLSVDVLVVGAGIQGLYVARSLQRSYSVCVLSDPAVTSETLDAVGYVSAGYEGNDAARMQPARRAAGYWRLWAESNGVPAGYAPAHFAVPASEALSRPRLWVDATLQHTRLDGLPEPFAGGSLEGDPVYALGDDVVLNPGEVLARLRDGLEPSCLHGSIVRFVLAGDAAIDHVQVEVGEDMVTIAPRYVVLAAGVGNAALLGMLGKRFRDTSSRRDRLETARTSQAVRRATVVCARGDDLPLVSGWFGGLCIAAQPLHGGGVSWLISAPIDDDQTLLGPDDTRFEPAVPSPVVAGTVERLFAMAPMFEHRAGELQWAAYTGRRVQHPSLAGSAAAQVATPVPAKLETFGLEAFLALWPSHLGYSMILGDVAAERIADALGPAHHGPSRAIAELAAPAAALRSRWDRDDFPWSDWSDFSATHGIK